One region of Mycolicibacterium rhodesiae NBB3 genomic DNA includes:
- the cydD gene encoding thiol reductant ABC exporter subunit CydD, producing the protein MSGPVDPRLWRASTAMRRFLVSSTVCGVLIACATIASAVVLADIVARVITDPDARSLSRLAAPLLILLLLWTFRTLVTWQQGRLAQRGASEVIADLSRSVLGATTSLPPRRLAGHRDDAAILVTRGLDGLRLYFTAYLPALLTAVILTPATVAVIAVYDWRSAVIVSIALPLIPIFMVLIGLTTSERSAAALRAMATLQSRLLDLVAGLPTLRALRRVGGSATRIAELGAAHRRSTMATLRIAFLSSLVLELLATLGVALVAVSVGLRLVYGEMTLTAGLTALLLAPEVFWPLRRVGAAYHAAQDGKTAADNAFRLADALPRRIGGTREVTAAGATIDMTAYGAAAGPGQVTVIAGPNGVGKSTLLQAVLGLDEPVPGRILVDGMDVADLDLSAWWAQVAWLPHRPTIIAGTVRQNLELFGPIKDIETACRKACFDKVIADLPDGMNTRLGSGGVGLSLGQRQRLGLARALGSTASVLLLDEPTAHLDAETEQRVLWAISARAAAGATVIVVGHRAPVLAIGDRVVQLGSLVDV; encoded by the coding sequence ATGAGCGGCCCCGTCGACCCGCGCCTATGGCGCGCATCGACCGCGATGCGGCGCTTCCTGGTGTCGTCGACCGTATGCGGCGTGCTGATCGCCTGTGCCACGATCGCCTCCGCGGTCGTGCTCGCCGACATCGTGGCGCGGGTCATCACCGATCCGGACGCTCGCAGCCTGAGCCGGCTGGCGGCACCGTTGCTGATTCTGTTGCTGCTGTGGACGTTTCGGACACTGGTCACCTGGCAGCAGGGCCGTCTCGCCCAGCGCGGGGCCAGCGAGGTGATCGCGGACCTCAGTCGGTCGGTGCTGGGGGCGACGACGTCGCTGCCGCCGCGCCGACTCGCCGGGCATCGCGATGACGCCGCAATCCTGGTGACCCGGGGCCTGGACGGCCTGCGGCTGTACTTCACCGCATATCTGCCCGCACTGCTCACCGCTGTGATCCTCACCCCGGCCACCGTCGCCGTGATCGCCGTCTACGACTGGCGATCCGCGGTGATCGTCTCGATCGCGCTGCCGTTGATCCCGATTTTCATGGTGCTCATCGGGCTCACCACGTCGGAGCGCTCGGCCGCAGCGCTACGCGCGATGGCCACGCTGCAGTCCCGGCTGCTCGACCTCGTGGCCGGCCTGCCGACCCTGCGCGCCCTGCGACGGGTGGGCGGCTCGGCGACACGCATCGCCGAACTGGGTGCCGCCCATCGCCGCTCGACGATGGCGACGCTCCGAATCGCCTTCCTGTCCTCGCTCGTGCTGGAACTGCTCGCCACGCTCGGCGTTGCGCTCGTCGCGGTGAGCGTGGGCCTGCGGCTCGTCTACGGCGAGATGACGCTGACTGCGGGGCTCACGGCCCTGCTGCTCGCACCCGAGGTGTTCTGGCCGCTGCGCCGCGTCGGTGCGGCCTACCACGCCGCACAGGACGGAAAGACAGCCGCGGACAACGCCTTCCGCCTGGCAGATGCACTTCCGCGGCGGATCGGCGGGACGCGCGAGGTCACCGCGGCGGGTGCCACCATCGACATGACGGCCTATGGCGCCGCCGCCGGGCCCGGTCAGGTGACCGTGATCGCCGGGCCCAACGGGGTGGGCAAGTCCACGCTGCTGCAGGCTGTGCTCGGACTCGACGAGCCGGTACCAGGCCGCATCCTGGTCGACGGCATGGACGTGGCCGACCTGGATCTGAGCGCATGGTGGGCACAGGTCGCCTGGCTGCCGCACCGACCCACCATCATCGCAGGCACCGTACGGCAGAACCTGGAACTCTTCGGACCAATCAAAGACATCGAAACCGCCTGCCGGAAAGCATGTTTCGACAAGGTGATCGCCGATCTGCCGGACGGGATGAACACGAGGCTGGGTAGCGGCGGGGTCGGCCTTTCGCTCGGCCAGCGTCAGCGTCTCGGGCTGGCCAGGGCGCTCGGGTCGACGGCCTCGGTGCTGCTGCTCGACGAACCGACGGCTCACCTCGACGCCGAGACCGAACAGCGGGTCCTGTGGGCCATCAGCGCGCGCGCTGCCGCAGGCGCGACGGTGATCGTCGTCGGCCACCGCGCGCCGGTGCTGGCGATCGGCGATCGCGTCGTGCAGCTGGGGAGCCTCGTCGATGTTTGA
- the cydB gene encoding cytochrome d ubiquinol oxidase subunit II, which produces MGLQEMWFFIIAVLFGGFVLLEGFDFGVGMLMAPFGAAGKAAGADSEPRRRAALNTIGPVWDGNEVWLITAGAAMFAAFPNWYATLFSALYLPLLAILVGMIVRVVGIEWRGKVDDRRWRAWADAGIAAGSWLPAILWGVAFAILLQGLPIDADGQAHLSIGDVLSGYTILGGLATVSLFAFYGAVFVALKTAGPVRDDAFRFARVLSLPAVVFAGGFGLWTQLAHGKTWTWVPLGVAVVALLTAVALMVARRREGFAFASTMVVVAAVVVLLFGSMYPNLLPSTLNPDWSVTIYNGSSTPYTLAIMSWASLTLLPLVLGYQAWTYWVFRKRITADAIPASIGLSRQRT; this is translated from the coding sequence ATGGGTCTGCAGGAGATGTGGTTCTTCATCATCGCGGTGTTGTTCGGCGGCTTCGTGCTCCTGGAAGGGTTCGACTTCGGGGTCGGCATGCTGATGGCTCCGTTTGGAGCAGCGGGAAAGGCCGCCGGTGCGGATTCCGAACCGCGCAGGCGCGCCGCGCTGAACACCATCGGTCCGGTGTGGGACGGCAACGAGGTCTGGCTGATCACCGCGGGCGCAGCGATGTTCGCCGCCTTCCCCAACTGGTACGCCACTCTGTTTTCGGCGCTGTACCTGCCTCTGCTCGCCATTCTGGTCGGGATGATCGTGCGCGTCGTCGGCATCGAATGGCGTGGCAAGGTCGACGATCGGCGTTGGCGCGCATGGGCCGACGCCGGAATCGCGGCCGGATCCTGGCTGCCCGCCATCCTCTGGGGTGTGGCGTTCGCGATCCTGCTCCAGGGGCTGCCGATCGATGCCGACGGTCAGGCACATCTGTCGATCGGCGATGTGCTCAGCGGCTACACGATTCTCGGCGGTCTGGCGACGGTGTCGCTGTTCGCGTTCTACGGGGCGGTGTTCGTCGCATTGAAGACCGCCGGACCAGTGCGCGACGACGCCTTCCGCTTCGCCCGGGTGTTGTCGTTACCCGCGGTCGTGTTCGCCGGCGGATTCGGGCTGTGGACTCAACTGGCCCACGGAAAGACGTGGACGTGGGTGCCGCTCGGGGTCGCCGTGGTCGCCCTGCTCACGGCGGTGGCGTTGATGGTCGCGCGTCGCCGTGAGGGCTTCGCATTCGCCTCGACCATGGTCGTCGTCGCCGCCGTCGTGGTGCTGCTGTTCGGATCGATGTATCCGAACCTGTTGCCCTCCACCCTCAACCCTGACTGGAGCGTGACGATCTACAACGGCTCGTCGACCCCGTACACGCTCGCGATCATGTCGTGGGCATCGCTGACACTGCTTCCGCTGGTTCTGGGATACCAAGCGTGGACGTATTGGGTGTTTCGCAAGCGGATCACCGCCGATGCCATTCCGGCCTCGATCGGGTTGTCTCGGCAACGCACATGA
- a CDS encoding cytochrome ubiquinol oxidase subunit I: protein MDALDVSRWQFGTTTVYHFILVPLTIGLAPLIAAMQTAWIVTGNPAWYRLTRFFGKLFLINFALGVATGIVQEFQFGMNWSEYSRFVGDIFGAPLAFEGLIAFFFESTFLGLWIFGWTRLPRLVHLACIWIVAFAVNASAFFIIAANSFMQHPVGAKYNPETGRAELVDFVALLTNNTAIWAFLHAVAGAFLTAGVFVAAVSAWLMVRSHKRPDESAEARSMYRPATIAGSLVALVAAGGLFFTGDFQGKLMFVQQPMKMASAESLCHTETDPDFSILTVGTHNNCDSVTHLIEVPYVLPFLAESRFSGVTLEGVNDLQQSYEQKFGPGDYRPNLFVTYWAFRAMIGLLLVPVAFALAALWLTRRGRIPDQRWFSRFALITLPTPFLANSAGWIFTEMGRQPWVVVPNPTGDQLVRMTVQEGVSGHSAGMVVLSLSIFTLLYGALGVIWFWLLRRYVVEGPLEHDSEPVPPRAPDDEDVAPLSFAY, encoded by the coding sequence ATGGACGCACTCGATGTGTCACGGTGGCAGTTCGGCACGACCACCGTCTACCACTTCATCCTCGTCCCCCTCACCATCGGCTTGGCTCCGCTCATCGCTGCCATGCAGACGGCGTGGATCGTCACGGGCAATCCTGCGTGGTATCGGCTGACGCGCTTCTTCGGCAAGCTGTTCCTGATCAACTTCGCGCTCGGTGTCGCCACCGGCATCGTGCAGGAATTCCAGTTCGGCATGAACTGGAGCGAGTATTCGCGCTTCGTCGGCGACATCTTCGGTGCGCCACTGGCGTTCGAGGGTCTGATCGCGTTCTTCTTCGAGTCGACGTTCCTCGGGCTGTGGATCTTCGGCTGGACGCGCCTCCCGCGCCTCGTCCACCTGGCATGTATCTGGATCGTCGCCTTTGCCGTCAACGCCTCGGCCTTCTTCATCATCGCCGCGAACTCGTTCATGCAGCATCCCGTTGGCGCCAAGTACAACCCGGAAACCGGACGCGCTGAACTCGTCGACTTCGTCGCCTTGCTGACCAACAACACGGCGATCTGGGCGTTCCTGCATGCGGTCGCCGGAGCCTTTCTCACCGCAGGCGTTTTCGTCGCGGCTGTCAGCGCATGGCTGATGGTCAGGTCCCACAAGCGTCCCGACGAGAGCGCTGAGGCCCGCAGCATGTACCGGCCCGCCACGATCGCGGGCAGCCTGGTTGCTCTCGTGGCCGCAGGCGGGCTGTTCTTCACCGGCGACTTCCAGGGCAAGCTGATGTTCGTCCAGCAACCGATGAAGATGGCATCGGCAGAATCGTTGTGTCACACCGAAACCGATCCAGACTTCTCGATCCTGACCGTCGGCACCCACAACAACTGCGACAGCGTCACGCACCTGATCGAGGTGCCCTACGTACTGCCGTTCCTCGCGGAATCCAGGTTCAGCGGCGTCACGCTGGAAGGCGTCAACGACCTGCAGCAGTCCTACGAGCAGAAGTTCGGACCCGGCGACTATCGACCCAACCTGTTCGTGACGTACTGGGCGTTCCGGGCGATGATCGGGCTGCTGCTCGTCCCCGTGGCTTTCGCGCTTGCGGCGCTCTGGCTCACCCGCCGCGGCCGGATTCCAGACCAGCGGTGGTTCAGCCGATTCGCGCTCATCACGCTTCCCACCCCGTTCCTGGCCAATTCAGCCGGTTGGATCTTCACCGAAATGGGCAGGCAACCCTGGGTGGTGGTGCCCAACCCCACGGGTGACCAGTTGGTGCGAATGACCGTGCAGGAGGGCGTATCCGGTCACTCCGCGGGCATGGTCGTGCTGTCCCTCTCGATCTTCACCTTGCTGTACGGCGCGCTCGGGGTCATCTGGTTCTGGCTGTTGCGCAGGTATGTGGTCGAGGGTCCGTTGGAGCACGATTCCGAACCGGTACCGCCGCGCGCACCGGACGACGAGGACGTCGCCCCCCTGTCCTTCGCGTACTAG
- a CDS encoding HdeD family acid-resistance protein, translating into MESPAPPSLLKHLWLSTLLSGILAIIVGVLAWTWPTLTIIVTAIFFGAYLLVTGITQVVFAFSLHVSAGGRVLLFISGAAALILALLCFRSLQESILLLSIWIGIGFIFRGVATAVSAISDPTLPGRAWEIVIGVLSLLAGIFMLAWPLQSLETLTRVVGIWLIVIGVFEVVSAFGIRKASKHLGGTTPAPAAEEPVS; encoded by the coding sequence ATGGAAAGTCCCGCTCCTCCGAGCCTGTTGAAACACCTGTGGTTGTCCACTCTGCTGTCGGGGATTCTGGCGATAATCGTCGGCGTGCTGGCGTGGACGTGGCCGACGCTGACGATCATCGTCACGGCCATTTTCTTCGGCGCCTACCTTCTGGTCACCGGCATCACGCAGGTGGTGTTCGCATTCAGCCTGCATGTATCGGCGGGCGGCCGGGTCCTGCTGTTCATCAGCGGCGCGGCCGCACTGATCCTGGCCCTGCTGTGCTTCCGCAGCCTGCAGGAATCGATTCTGCTGCTGTCCATCTGGATCGGCATCGGCTTCATCTTCCGCGGCGTCGCGACCGCGGTGTCCGCCATCAGTGACCCCACACTTCCCGGCCGGGCCTGGGAGATCGTCATCGGCGTGCTCAGCCTGCTTGCCGGCATCTTCATGCTGGCGTGGCCGCTGCAGTCCCTGGAAACCCTGACCAGGGTCGTCGGGATCTGGCTGATCGTCATCGGGGTGTTCGAAGTCGTCTCGGCATTCGGCATCCGCAAAGCCTCCAAGCACCTCGGCGGGACGACACCCGCACCTGCGGCAGAAGAACCGGTGAGCTAA
- a CDS encoding ABC transporter substrate-binding protein, whose amino-acid sequence MLRECQNRRGKLWQFAAVFAATGALLLSGCASGTNSSDSPSGTTTAAADKVEEIANTVPEAIKESGKLVVGVNIPYAPNEFKDPSGKIVGFDVDLMNAIAGTLGLTAEYRESDFAKIIPSIQGGTYNVGMSSFTDTKEREESVDFVTYFSAGIQWAQRPGSPVDPNNACGKKVAVQATTTEETEELPAKSKACTDAGKPAIEIVSFDGQDAATNAVVLGQVDAMSADSPVTAYAIKQSNGKLEAAGEIFDSAPYGWPVQKGSPLAQSLQKALEHLIESGKYEEIAKNWGVEAGMIDKPVINGAVS is encoded by the coding sequence GTGCTACGTGAATGTCAGAACCGTCGAGGGAAACTGTGGCAATTCGCGGCGGTGTTTGCTGCGACTGGCGCGCTACTGCTGTCTGGATGCGCGAGCGGAACCAACTCCAGCGACAGCCCCTCGGGGACCACGACCGCGGCCGCCGACAAGGTCGAGGAGATCGCCAACACCGTTCCAGAAGCGATCAAGGAGTCGGGCAAGCTGGTCGTCGGCGTCAACATCCCCTACGCGCCGAACGAATTCAAAGATCCCAGCGGCAAGATCGTCGGTTTCGACGTCGATCTGATGAATGCGATCGCAGGGACGCTCGGGCTCACGGCGGAGTACCGCGAATCGGACTTCGCGAAGATCATCCCGTCGATTCAGGGCGGCACCTACAACGTCGGGATGTCGTCGTTCACCGATACCAAAGAGCGTGAGGAGTCGGTCGACTTCGTGACCTACTTCAGCGCGGGTATCCAGTGGGCCCAGCGCCCAGGATCGCCGGTCGATCCGAACAACGCATGCGGAAAAAAGGTTGCGGTACAGGCCACCACGACCGAGGAGACCGAAGAGCTGCCCGCGAAAAGCAAGGCATGTACGGATGCTGGCAAGCCGGCGATCGAGATCGTCTCGTTCGACGGGCAGGATGCGGCGACCAATGCGGTCGTGCTCGGGCAGGTGGACGCCATGTCCGCCGATTCGCCGGTGACGGCCTACGCGATCAAGCAGAGCAACGGAAAGCTGGAGGCGGCCGGAGAGATCTTCGACTCCGCGCCATACGGCTGGCCGGTTCAGAAGGGCTCGCCGCTCGCGCAGTCACTGCAGAAGGCCCTCGAGCACCTGATCGAGTCGGGCAAATACGAAGAGATCGCCAAGAACTGGGGCGTCGAGGCCGGAATGATCGACAAGCCGGTGATCAACGGCGCCGTCAGCTAG
- a CDS encoding amino acid ABC transporter permease, protein MTDVDTSPPAAPAAIDAVPLRHPWRWVAAVVIIVLVALFLWGAATNPAYRWSVFREYLFNERVLTVGLLNTLQLTVYSMVLAIVLGVVLAVMRLSPNPIFKAVSWVYLWIFRGTPIYVQLVFWGLIPTIYQNIRLGVPFGPTFFQLNLQMLSIPFLLAILGLALNEAAYMAEIIRAGISSVPEGQLEASTALGMPWGMAMRRTVLPQAMRVIIPPTGNEVISMLKTTSLVTAVPFTLDLYGITSREIAARTFEPVPLLLVAAFWYLVVTSVLMVGQYYLERHFARGASRKLTTRQLEALAKAQIQNPGM, encoded by the coding sequence ATGACTGATGTCGACACGTCGCCGCCCGCAGCCCCTGCGGCTATCGATGCCGTTCCCCTGCGGCATCCGTGGCGCTGGGTGGCGGCGGTCGTCATCATCGTTCTGGTCGCGCTCTTCCTGTGGGGCGCGGCGACGAACCCGGCGTATCGCTGGTCGGTTTTCCGCGAGTATCTGTTCAACGAGCGCGTCCTGACGGTCGGCCTGCTCAACACGCTGCAGCTGACGGTGTACTCCATGGTGTTGGCGATCGTGCTCGGAGTGGTGCTCGCGGTGATGCGACTGTCACCCAACCCGATCTTCAAAGCGGTGTCGTGGGTGTATCTGTGGATCTTCCGCGGCACACCGATCTACGTGCAGCTCGTCTTCTGGGGCCTGATTCCGACGATCTACCAGAACATTCGGCTCGGGGTGCCGTTCGGTCCGACGTTTTTCCAACTGAACCTGCAGATGCTGTCCATTCCGTTCCTGTTGGCGATCCTCGGCCTGGCGCTCAACGAAGCGGCCTACATGGCCGAAATCATCCGTGCCGGAATCAGTTCGGTGCCCGAGGGGCAGTTGGAAGCGTCGACCGCACTGGGCATGCCGTGGGGGATGGCGATGCGCCGCACCGTGTTGCCACAGGCCATGCGGGTGATCATCCCGCCGACCGGCAACGAGGTCATCAGCATGCTGAAGACCACCTCGCTGGTCACCGCGGTGCCCTTCACGCTCGACCTGTACGGCATCACCTCGCGGGAGATCGCGGCACGCACCTTCGAACCGGTGCCACTGCTTCTCGTCGCGGCGTTCTGGTATCTCGTCGTCACGAGCGTTCTGATGGTCGGGCAGTACTACCTGGAAAGGCACTTCGCCCGCGGCGCGTCCCGCAAGCTCACCACCAGACAGCTCGAGGCGTTGGCGAAGGCACAAATTCAGAATCCGGGGATGTGA
- a CDS encoding amino acid ABC transporter ATP-binding protein produces the protein MTPMVKAESVCKSFGALDVLKGITLEIGKGEVLCMVGPSGSGKSTFLRCINHLEEVNAGRLYVDGELIGYKERGGKLHEMSPRDAAKQRRDIGMVFQHFNLFPHRTALENVIEAPIRVKRIKKDVAVARGRDLLEQVGLSPKADAYPAQLSGGQQQRVAIARALAMNPKLMLFDEPTSALDPELVGEVLEVMKKLAAEGMTMVVVTHEMGFAREVANHLVFMDGGVVVEGGPPREILSNPQHERTKAFLSKVL, from the coding sequence ATGACGCCAATGGTCAAAGCGGAGTCCGTGTGCAAGAGCTTCGGCGCGCTTGATGTGCTGAAGGGCATCACACTCGAGATCGGCAAGGGTGAGGTGCTGTGCATGGTCGGCCCGTCCGGATCGGGTAAGTCGACGTTTCTGCGGTGCATCAATCATCTCGAGGAGGTCAATGCGGGGCGCCTGTACGTCGACGGTGAGCTGATCGGCTACAAGGAACGCGGCGGCAAGCTGCACGAGATGTCGCCCCGCGACGCCGCCAAACAGCGACGTGACATCGGAATGGTGTTCCAGCACTTCAACCTCTTCCCGCATCGCACTGCGCTGGAGAACGTCATCGAGGCACCGATCCGTGTGAAGCGCATCAAGAAGGACGTGGCTGTGGCGCGGGGCAGGGATCTGCTCGAGCAGGTAGGCCTGTCGCCCAAGGCGGACGCCTATCCAGCCCAACTGTCCGGCGGACAACAGCAGCGCGTCGCGATCGCGCGCGCCCTGGCGATGAATCCCAAACTGATGCTGTTCGACGAACCGACCTCCGCGCTGGATCCAGAGCTTGTCGGTGAGGTCCTGGAAGTGATGAAAAAGCTTGCCGCCGAGGGGATGACGATGGTGGTGGTCACTCACGAGATGGGATTCGCCCGCGAGGTCGCCAATCACCTCGTGTTCATGGACGGCGGAGTGGTGGTGGAGGGCGGCCCTCCGCGGGAGATACTGAGCAACCCGCAACACGAACGGACGAAGGCGTTTCTGTCAAAGGTGCTGTAG
- the macS gene encoding MacS family sensor histidine kinase → MSAHPPDPATPLWRAAQVFRLLSCLYALGFQIAVNGELARPATGRALFAVLIAWSAMCAFAYLRGFGRRASWVVAEIVVVVALILSTEFVASDRWALDNQSWPTTLWATNATISAAILAGPIAGMLAGVAVMIASTIVKGFINYDLGRNATIVIELAVGLAVGMAAQTARRAHAELEQAARLSASHQERERLSRQVHDGAIQVLALVSRRGREIGGQTAELAELAGEQERALRRLVSSADTESPAGEKTDVGALLRKRASDLVSVSVPADPVLLDTGTATELCAAAVNALDNVAKHAGPAAHAYILLEDLGDSVTVSIRDDGVGIADGRLDEAVGEGRMGVAKSIVGRMDWLGGSAKLTTGPGCGTEWELTVPRR, encoded by the coding sequence ATGTCGGCGCACCCACCGGATCCGGCCACGCCGCTGTGGCGGGCGGCGCAGGTTTTTCGTCTGCTGAGTTGTCTGTACGCACTGGGCTTTCAGATCGCGGTGAACGGCGAGCTTGCGCGGCCGGCGACCGGGCGGGCGCTGTTCGCGGTGCTGATCGCGTGGAGCGCGATGTGTGCGTTCGCCTATCTCCGCGGCTTCGGCAGGCGTGCGTCCTGGGTGGTGGCCGAGATCGTCGTCGTGGTCGCGCTGATCCTGTCCACCGAGTTCGTCGCCTCCGATCGGTGGGCGCTCGACAACCAGTCGTGGCCGACGACGTTGTGGGCGACCAATGCCACGATCTCCGCGGCGATCCTGGCCGGGCCGATCGCCGGGATGCTGGCCGGGGTGGCTGTGATGATCGCGAGCACCATCGTGAAGGGCTTCATCAACTACGACTTGGGCCGCAACGCGACGATCGTCATCGAACTGGCGGTAGGGCTGGCCGTCGGGATGGCCGCGCAGACCGCACGGCGCGCTCATGCCGAACTCGAACAGGCGGCACGTCTTTCAGCCTCGCACCAGGAGCGGGAGAGGTTGTCGCGCCAGGTGCACGACGGCGCCATCCAGGTACTGGCGCTGGTGTCGCGTCGCGGTCGCGAAATCGGCGGACAAACAGCCGAATTGGCCGAGCTGGCCGGGGAGCAGGAGCGTGCGCTGCGACGGCTGGTCTCCTCGGCCGACACCGAGTCGCCGGCCGGGGAGAAGACGGACGTCGGCGCACTGCTGCGCAAGCGCGCCTCGGACCTCGTGTCGGTCAGCGTTCCCGCCGACCCGGTGCTGCTGGACACTGGAACCGCGACAGAGCTGTGCGCCGCAGCCGTGAATGCGCTGGACAATGTCGCGAAGCACGCGGGTCCTGCGGCACACGCCTACATCTTGCTCGAGGATCTGGGCGACTCGGTCACGGTGAGCATCAGAGACGACGGCGTCGGAATCGCGGACGGCCGGCTGGACGAGGCGGTCGGCGAGGGCCGCATGGGTGTGGCCAAATCGATTGTCGGACGGATGGATTGGCTCGGCGGGAGTGCGAAGCTCACCACCGGGCCGGGATGTGGGACGGAATGGGAGCTGACAGTACCCCGACGGTGA
- a CDS encoding response regulator, which yields MGADSTPTVMVVDDHPIWRDAVARDLADDGFAVVATADGVAAARRRAAVVLPDVVVMDMRLGDGDGAQATAEVLSVSPSSRILVLSASDEREDVLEAVKAGATGYLVKSASKQELGDAVRATAEGRAVFTPGLAGLVLGEYRRIAQSPMTGQSGAAAPSLTERETEILRHVAKGLTAKQIATRLSLSHRTVENHVQATFRKLQVANRVELARYAIEHGLDE from the coding sequence ATGGGAGCTGACAGTACCCCGACGGTGATGGTCGTCGACGATCATCCGATCTGGCGCGACGCGGTGGCACGTGACCTCGCCGACGACGGATTCGCCGTCGTCGCCACGGCCGATGGGGTGGCTGCCGCGCGTCGCAGGGCCGCAGTGGTTCTCCCCGACGTGGTCGTGATGGATATGCGCCTGGGCGACGGGGACGGCGCGCAGGCGACCGCCGAGGTGCTGTCCGTCTCTCCGTCCTCGCGCATTCTGGTGCTTTCGGCGTCGGATGAGCGCGAAGACGTGCTGGAAGCGGTAAAGGCAGGAGCGACAGGGTATCTGGTGAAGAGCGCATCGAAGCAGGAGCTCGGCGACGCCGTGCGGGCCACCGCGGAAGGACGTGCCGTCTTCACTCCCGGTCTGGCGGGACTGGTACTCGGTGAATATCGGCGGATCGCGCAATCTCCCATGACCGGTCAGAGCGGGGCTGCGGCTCCAAGTCTCACCGAACGGGAAACCGAGATTCTGCGTCACGTGGCGAAGGGCCTGACGGCGAAGCAGATCGCCACCCGGCTGTCCTTGAGCCACCGAACCGTCGAAAACCACGTCCAGGCGACATTCCGCAAGCTGCAGGTCGCCAATCGCGTGGAGTTGGCCCGATACGCGATCGAACACGGCCTGGACGAGTAG